In one Solanum lycopersicum chromosome 11, SLM_r2.1 genomic region, the following are encoded:
- the LOC101266904 gene encoding RNA-binding (RRM/RBD/RNP motifs) family protein (The RefSeq protein has 1 substitution compared to this genomic sequence): MAEAALDMTLDDLIKKNKTGTGGKPRGRGRGAASTSSAGPSRRVPNRSANRAAPYSIAKAPQASWNHDMFEADQAVAFGQAGGRASSIETGTKLYISNLDYGVSNEDIKELFSEIGDLKRYAVHYDRSGRSKGTAEVVFSRRQDALAGVKRFNNVQLDGKPMKIEIVGTNIVTPTAPFSNGAFGFGDTNGAPRSGQVRGGGFGRSRGGRGRDRGFRGGNRGWGRGGRGEKVSAEDLDADLMKYHTEAMQTN, translated from the exons ATGGCTGAGGCAGCTTTGGATATGACTCTCGACGAtctcatcaagaagaataaGACCGGTACCGGAGGTAAGCCTCGTGGCAGAGGCCGCGGCGCCGCCTCCACCTCCAGTGCTGGACCTTCTCGACGGGTCCCTAATCGTTCTGCTAACCGAGCTGCACCTTATTCCATCGCCaag GCCCCTCAAGCGTCGTGGAATCATGATATGTTCGAGGCAGATCAAGCCGTCGCCTTTGGTCAAGCTGGTGGTCGGGCGTCTTCCATAGAGACTGGGACTAAACTCTACATCTCCAATCTTGATTACGGCGTCTCCAATGAGGATATCAAG GAGCTCTTTTCAGAAATTGGTGACCTGAAACGTTATGCTGTTCATTATGATAGGAGCGGGAGATCAAAG GGAACAGCAGAGGTGGTTTTCTCACGTAGACAAGATGCACTAGCTGGTGTTAAAAGGTTCAACAATGTTCAGCTTGATGGGAAGCCAATGAAGATTGAAATTGTTGGTACCAACATTGTCACTCCTACTGCCCCTTTTTCCAATGGAGCTTTTGGTTTTGGAGATACTAATGGAGCTCCTAGAAG TGTTCAAGTAAGAGGTGGTGGTTTTGGGAGGTCACGGGGTGGCAGAGGACGTGATCGTGGATTTCGAGGAGGCAACAGAGGATGGGGAAGAGGAGGTCGTGGAGAAAAGGTATCTGCAGAAGATCTAGATGCTGATTTGATGAAATATCATACAGAAGCAATGCAAACGAACTGA